DNA from bacterium:
TCATGTACGGTATTGCCTTCGCTGATACGGTAGGAGCCGAATCCAATCGGATGACAAGATAATCCGGTAGAACCAAGCGGTCGATATAATGTGGATGCGTTCATTGGAAACAAAATAAGCAAAAAAAAGGGAGCAAAAAAAGGCTTATTTTGTCTACAACAAAAAAAGCGTCCCTCCCAAAGGAAAGACGCTTTTGGTAACGGAAAGAGAATTTTACATTTTTTGAACGCTGCCGGAACCGGAAACGTTGGTATTGACCTTATCAGGATTACCGGCATAGCGAATAGAGCCGCTTCCGCTGATCTTCACGTCGAGTTGCTTAGATACATTGACCTTTGCGTCGCCCGCACCGCTGATTTGAATGGTGCAATTCTCCGCGCTCAGATCCATCGCGTTGATTTTACCTGAACCGCTGATTTTGAAATTGTGATCGGAAGTTTTGCCCGAAAGATCAATGTTGCCGGATCCGGAGATGCCGCTGTTAATTTCAGTGGCCGTCACGTCCAATGTAATGTCGCCTGAACCGCTAATACCCAGTTCGAGTTCGTTTGTTTTTATCGGCGTTTCACCGACAATACTTCCAGAGCCGGATAATTTAAGCCCGGCGATCTCTTTCATGGTCACATAGACCTTGATTTTTTTGTGTGATGTGAAATATCTGTCCTCATGCTCGACATAAAGAACGCCGTTGCGTACGTTCGTTTCGATGTCTTTGATGATACCTTCCTCGGCTTCGATTCGGACTTTTTGTTCGTTTC
Protein-coding regions in this window:
- a CDS encoding DUF2807 domain-containing protein, with the translated sequence MKTFLTTEKFSFAAALLVMLTSCNFVVAQRGITSEERTVSTFKAVVTKGSEDLYVTQGNEQKVRIEAEEGIIKDIETNVRNGVLYVEHEDRYFTSHKKIKVYVTMKEIAGLKLSGSGSIVGETPIKTNELELGISGSGDITLDVTATEINSGISGSGNIDLSGKTSDHNFKISGSGKINAMDLSAENCTIQISGAGDAKVNVSKQLDVKISGSGSIRYAGNPDKVNTNVSGSGSVQKM